From Pantoea sp. Ep11b, the proteins below share one genomic window:
- a CDS encoding type VI secretion system accessory protein TagJ, whose translation MQSLQHHLATATIGETLAEVTRQIQVTPADADLRAAFVQLLCLAGNWSRAQTQLHSWLALSPQAQPTVNLLQQAIAGERQREAVLRGEAEPVLPGSAWAWCNTLLAALQADAAGEAARGQALRAGAFDLAAASPGTITQQDQPTAFSWLMDGDSRFGPVCEVINQGRYYWLPFAAIREMQFQAPASVTDLVWRHTRIALIDGSEQVCQIPARYPLRAETEEHFLRASATEWLPLGEESDQFIGQGQKMWLSDSAEFSLLNLQKAVFDDAGSADES comes from the coding sequence ATGCAATCTCTGCAACATCATCTGGCCACTGCCACGATCGGCGAGACGCTCGCTGAGGTCACGCGTCAGATTCAGGTCACGCCGGCGGATGCCGATCTGCGGGCCGCCTTTGTGCAGCTGCTCTGCCTGGCGGGTAACTGGTCGCGCGCGCAGACGCAACTGCACTCCTGGCTGGCGTTAAGCCCGCAGGCTCAGCCAACGGTTAATCTGCTGCAGCAGGCGATCGCTGGCGAGCGGCAGCGGGAAGCGGTGCTGCGCGGTGAAGCGGAGCCGGTGCTGCCGGGCAGCGCCTGGGCGTGGTGTAACACGCTGCTGGCCGCCCTGCAGGCGGACGCGGCGGGCGAGGCTGCGCGGGGTCAGGCATTGCGGGCCGGGGCGTTCGACCTGGCCGCCGCCAGTCCCGGCACGATCACGCAGCAGGATCAGCCGACCGCCTTCAGCTGGCTGATGGATGGTGACAGCCGCTTCGGGCCGGTGTGTGAAGTCATTAATCAGGGGCGCTACTACTGGCTGCCGTTTGCCGCGATCCGTGAGATGCAGTTTCAGGCACCCGCCAGCGTGACCGATTTGGTCTGGCGGCATACGCGGATAGCGCTGATTGATGGCAGCGAACAGGTCTGCCAGATCCCGGCACGCTATCCACTGCGGGCAGAAACGGAGGAGCATTTCCTGCGGGCCAGCGCCACTGAGTGGCTGCCGCTGGGCGAAGAGAGCGATCAGTTCATCGGTCAGGGACAAAAAATGTGGCTCAGCGATAGCGCGGAGTTTTCACTGCTGAACCTGCAGAAGGCGGTGTTCGATGATGCCGGATCGGCCGATGAGTCATGA